From a region of the Halolamina sp. CBA1230 genome:
- the lonB gene encoding ATP-dependent protease LonB, translated as MSNETDDTDVPDEGEQGEDPFPLNGSGAREGDPDEQPDPPAEQQPREEDEDEAPGIEDLGSEVEFDAEIDDDEEIGKDDLLGGLRIDSTDEIEVPDRLVDQVIGQEHARDVVMKAAKQRRHVMMIGSPGTGKSMLAKAMAELLPKEELQDVLVYHNPDDSNEPKVRTVPAGKGEQIIDAHKEEAQKRDQLRSLLMWIVIAVVAGYAILAMGNPIIAVIAAVLIYIGFQYISRGSDAMIPNLLVDNADTKTAPFEDATGAHAGALLGDVRHDPFQSGGMETPSHDRVEAGAIHKANKGVLFIDEINTLDVRSQQHLMTAVQEGEFGITGQSERSSGAMVQTEPVPTDFVMVAAGNLDAMENMHPALRNRIRGYGYEVYMDDTIRDSPEMRRKYARFVAQEVENDGRLPHFTDDAVEEVILEARRRSGRKDHLTLELRSLGGLVRVAGDIARGEGADATTREHVLEAKGRSRSIEQQLADDYIERRKDYELQVSEGHEVGRVNGLAVMGDDSGIMLPVMAEITPSQGMGGQVIATGQLQEMAEESVQNVSAIIKKYTDEQISDKDIHIQFIQTGQQGVDGDSASITVATAVISALENIGVDQSLAMTGSLSVRGDVLPVGGVTHKIEAAAKAGCDRVIIPQANEQDVMIEDEYKDMIEIIPVSHISEVLEVALEGEGEKDSLVSRLKSITGSALESSDVTKPAGGSEPTPQ; from the coding sequence ATGAGCAACGAAACGGACGATACCGACGTGCCCGACGAGGGGGAGCAGGGGGAGGATCCCTTCCCGCTCAACGGGTCGGGCGCCCGAGAGGGCGACCCCGACGAACAGCCCGACCCCCCCGCGGAGCAGCAGCCCCGCGAGGAGGACGAGGACGAGGCTCCCGGGATCGAGGACCTCGGGAGCGAGGTGGAGTTCGACGCCGAAATCGACGACGACGAGGAGATCGGGAAGGACGACCTGCTCGGCGGGCTCCGGATCGACTCGACCGACGAGATCGAGGTGCCCGATCGGCTGGTCGACCAGGTGATCGGGCAGGAGCACGCCCGGGACGTCGTGATGAAGGCGGCCAAGCAGCGCCGCCACGTGATGATGATCGGCTCCCCCGGGACGGGGAAGTCGATGCTCGCGAAGGCGATGGCGGAGCTCCTGCCGAAGGAGGAGCTCCAGGACGTGCTCGTCTACCACAACCCGGACGACAGCAACGAGCCGAAAGTCCGGACCGTCCCCGCAGGCAAGGGCGAACAGATCATCGACGCCCACAAGGAGGAGGCCCAGAAGCGCGATCAGCTGCGCAGCCTCCTGATGTGGATCGTGATCGCCGTCGTCGCCGGCTACGCCATCCTCGCGATGGGGAACCCCATCATCGCCGTGATCGCGGCGGTGCTGATCTACATCGGGTTCCAGTACATCTCCCGTGGCAGCGACGCGATGATCCCGAACCTGCTGGTGGACAACGCCGACACGAAGACGGCGCCGTTCGAGGACGCGACGGGTGCCCACGCGGGTGCGCTGCTGGGCGACGTCCGCCACGACCCGTTCCAGTCCGGCGGGATGGAGACGCCGAGCCACGACCGCGTCGAGGCCGGCGCGATCCACAAGGCGAACAAGGGCGTGCTGTTCATCGACGAGATCAACACGCTCGACGTGCGCTCCCAGCAGCATCTCATGACCGCGGTCCAGGAGGGCGAGTTCGGGATCACGGGCCAGTCAGAGCGCTCCTCGGGCGCGATGGTCCAGACCGAACCCGTCCCGACGGACTTCGTGATGGTCGCAGCGGGGAACCTGGACGCGATGGAGAACATGCACCCCGCGCTCCGGAACCGCATCCGCGGCTACGGGTACGAGGTGTACATGGACGACACCATCCGCGACAGCCCGGAGATGCGCCGGAAGTACGCGCGCTTCGTGGCACAGGAGGTCGAGAACGACGGCCGACTCCCGCACTTCACGGACGACGCCGTCGAGGAGGTCATCCTCGAGGCCCGGCGCCGCTCGGGCCGGAAGGACCACCTCACGCTCGAACTCCGCTCGCTGGGTGGGCTGGTCCGCGTCGCGGGTGACATCGCCCGTGGCGAGGGCGCCGACGCCACCACGCGCGAGCACGTGCTCGAGGCCAAGGGCCGTAGCCGTTCGATCGAGCAGCAGCTCGCGGACGACTACATCGAGCGCCGGAAGGATTACGAGCTCCAGGTCTCCGAAGGCCACGAGGTCGGCCGCGTCAACGGCCTCGCCGTGATGGGCGACGACTCCGGGATCATGCTGCCGGTGATGGCGGAGATCACCCCCTCCCAGGGGATGGGTGGGCAGGTGATCGCCACCGGCCAGCTCCAGGAGATGGCCGAGGAGTCGGTGCAGAACGTCTCGGCGATCATCAAGAAGTACACCGACGAGCAGATCTCGGACAAGGACATCCACATCCAGTTCATCCAGACCGGCCAGCAGGGCGTCGACGGCGACTCGGCGTCGATCACGGTCGCGACGGCGGTGATCTCCGCGCTGGAGAACATCGGCGTCGATCAGAGCCTCGCGATGACGGGCTCGCTGTCGGTGCGCGGGGACGTGCTCCCCGTCGGCGGCGTCACCCACAAGATCGAGGCCGCCGCGAAGGCGGGCTGTGACCGCGTGATCATCCCGCAGGCCAACGAGCAGGACGTGATGATCGAGGACGAGTACAAGGACATGATCGAGATCATCCCGGTCTCGCACATCTCCGAGGTGCTCGAAGTCGCACTCGAAGGCGAGGGCGAGAAGGACTCGCTCGTGAGCCGGCTCAAGAGCATCACCGGCTCGGCGCTGGAGAGCTCCGACGTGACGAAGCCCGCGGGCGGTTCGGAGCCGACGCCGCAGTAG
- a CDS encoding trimeric intracellular cation channel family protein, which produces MVEAGIAFGVMNAIGLVAFAAVGALKGSDAGLDLFGVAVLGFLTALGGGTIRDLLVGRIPTSLQSNTEVLFAAAGIALAVALATRVEVDESRKLSSANQNASRSGDGDLMESPAVLLPDAVGLAAFAATGAAVGIEAGLSPFGVVVTATLTGVGGGSLSDLLLARIPAVLREDFYATPAVAGGAVAPPAVAAGLSVGATTLFAAGVVFGLRLGALRYGWRLPTV; this is translated from the coding sequence ATGGTCGAGGCCGGGATCGCGTTCGGGGTGATGAACGCGATCGGCCTCGTGGCCTTCGCCGCCGTCGGCGCGCTGAAAGGCAGCGACGCCGGCCTCGACCTGTTCGGCGTGGCGGTGCTGGGCTTTCTCACCGCGCTCGGGGGCGGGACGATCCGTGACCTGTTGGTCGGCCGGATCCCCACGTCGCTCCAGTCGAACACGGAGGTGCTGTTCGCCGCCGCCGGGATCGCCCTCGCCGTCGCGCTCGCCACCCGAGTCGAGGTCGACGAGAGCCGCAAGCTCTCGTCTGCCAACCAGAACGCGTCGCGTTCTGGTGACGGTGATCTGATGGAGAGCCCCGCGGTGCTCCTCCCCGACGCGGTCGGCCTCGCGGCGTTCGCCGCGACCGGCGCCGCGGTCGGGATCGAAGCCGGCCTCTCGCCGTTCGGCGTCGTCGTCACCGCGACGCTCACGGGCGTCGGGGGTGGGAGCCTCTCGGATCTGCTGCTCGCCCGGATCCCAGCGGTGCTCCGCGAGGACTTCTACGCGACGCCCGCGGTCGCCGGCGGCGCCGTCGCCCCGCCAGCGGTCGCTGCCGGCCTCTCGGTCGGCGCGACGACGCTGTTCGCGGCGGGCGTGGTGTTCGGCCTCCGCCTCGGCGCGCTGCGGTACGGCTGGCGGCTGCCGACGGTCTGA
- a CDS encoding twin-arginine translocase subunit TatC produces the protein MSSALDDDTQRAIAEGRETAGAILRSAQKDLQKVFIVFVIGFLGTFMGLRRGVWEWLKGVTTQRMPAELEAQFDIIAQTPFDVILLQAKISLVAGLIVASPVLVYFSRDALKERGHWPSITVARWKIAGIALLAAALFMGGMAYGYLLFFPIMFNFLAGNAVSAGFAPYWSIVLWTEFVLLLTFSFGLAAQMPLAITGLSYTGIVPYEQFRDKWRYAVVAIFVFGAVFSPPDPFTQIMWAVPLLVLYGFSLYLAKFAVTMKRGSERLSVGGVVRRNWNATAALVVSGVAVAWLYANTGVRGAINAGLEAVGSSYRAPAIDGVTSLSAIGNVVLVGLGIGVVFAVIGLLLFAYRELEETVDPDAETGDPTGVDLETLDEEGVRAAPIQAFEAMSEPEALEAAQNAIDEGDHGKAQAILDRHDEAHEPDPDEPEPPTYEVDPLFTPVNPIGAIQRGREWVDWGQRLRQQGQPLAVFAVLLFGIAYAVLGYPGEVNGLLGQAGFDAVVPTFGYSTVAAAGLAAAGVLAVVAVLVAVYTLLACYFAGTDPTAVNVGQLSTEELERAPPATFTALSERAANYYANRALAADDDERARLILDRYDEATAAAEEAAEEDEPEPGSVGDRTQRASSTFLDEFAEDTDEDDIGGYYKDIQFILGSLTSGLFYIVGTFMVVMAGSFFWLYTGGIRDVYADFLSRVPGEVLEPGQTAMEASKVIALHPVEALVFEVKFSALLGVAAALPLIAYFAWPALRDLGFVRGRRELIFGWATLLTAGLLGGMVFGYLEVAPRVISYLVEDALAANMTISYRITDFFWLIFFTTAGIGILADVPVLMALLNTAGISYTAMRNRWREVMIGMMLVAALLTPADALTMIMITIPLMAAYGIGLGVLYVLTLGGRRNLRKPTIGPGTSSDDG, from the coding sequence ATGTCCAGCGCGCTCGACGACGATACCCAGCGCGCCATCGCCGAGGGGCGGGAGACGGCGGGTGCGATACTCCGATCCGCACAGAAGGATCTCCAGAAGGTGTTCATCGTCTTCGTGATCGGCTTCCTGGGGACGTTCATGGGCCTCCGCAGGGGGGTCTGGGAGTGGCTCAAGGGCGTCACCACCCAGCGGATGCCCGCGGAGCTCGAGGCCCAGTTCGACATCATCGCCCAGACGCCGTTCGACGTGATCCTCCTGCAGGCGAAGATCTCGCTCGTCGCGGGGCTCATCGTCGCCTCGCCCGTGCTCGTCTACTTCTCCCGTGACGCCCTGAAGGAGCGCGGCCACTGGCCGTCGATCACGGTGGCGCGGTGGAAGATCGCCGGGATCGCCCTGCTCGCTGCCGCGCTGTTCATGGGCGGGATGGCGTACGGCTATCTCCTCTTCTTCCCGATCATGTTCAACTTCCTCGCCGGCAACGCGGTGTCGGCGGGCTTTGCCCCCTACTGGTCGATCGTCCTCTGGACCGAGTTCGTGCTGCTGCTGACGTTCTCGTTCGGGCTGGCGGCCCAGATGCCGCTGGCGATCACCGGGCTCTCCTACACTGGGATCGTCCCCTACGAGCAGTTCCGGGACAAGTGGCGGTACGCGGTCGTCGCCATCTTCGTGTTCGGCGCCGTGTTCTCTCCGCCGGACCCGTTCACGCAGATCATGTGGGCGGTGCCGCTGCTCGTGCTCTACGGGTTCAGCCTCTACCTCGCGAAGTTCGCGGTGACGATGAAACGCGGCAGCGAGCGACTCTCGGTTGGCGGGGTCGTCCGACGCAACTGGAACGCGACCGCCGCACTCGTCGTCTCCGGCGTCGCCGTCGCGTGGCTCTACGCCAACACCGGCGTCCGCGGCGCGATCAACGCGGGTCTCGAAGCGGTCGGCAGCAGCTACCGCGCGCCGGCGATCGACGGGGTCACCTCGCTCTCCGCCATCGGGAACGTCGTGCTGGTCGGCCTCGGGATCGGCGTCGTCTTCGCCGTGATCGGCCTGCTGCTGTTCGCCTACCGCGAACTCGAGGAGACGGTCGACCCCGACGCCGAGACCGGCGACCCGACGGGGGTCGATCTCGAGACGCTCGACGAGGAGGGCGTCCGCGCGGCGCCGATCCAGGCGTTCGAAGCGATGAGCGAGCCCGAAGCGCTCGAGGCTGCCCAGAACGCCATCGACGAGGGTGACCACGGGAAGGCCCAGGCGATCCTCGACCGCCACGACGAGGCCCACGAGCCCGACCCCGACGAGCCCGAGCCGCCGACCTACGAGGTCGACCCGCTGTTCACGCCGGTGAACCCGATCGGCGCGATCCAACGCGGCCGCGAGTGGGTCGACTGGGGGCAGCGCCTGCGCCAGCAGGGCCAGCCACTCGCCGTGTTCGCGGTGCTGCTGTTCGGGATCGCCTACGCCGTGCTCGGCTACCCCGGCGAGGTGAACGGGCTGCTCGGGCAGGCCGGCTTCGACGCCGTCGTCCCGACCTTTGGCTACTCGACGGTCGCCGCCGCCGGCCTCGCCGCCGCGGGGGTGCTCGCCGTCGTCGCCGTTCTCGTGGCCGTCTACACCCTGCTCGCGTGCTACTTCGCGGGCACCGACCCGACCGCGGTGAACGTCGGCCAGCTCTCGACCGAGGAGCTCGAACGCGCGCCGCCGGCGACGTTCACCGCGCTGAGCGAACGGGCGGCCAACTACTACGCCAACCGCGCGCTGGCAGCCGACGACGACGAACGGGCGCGGCTGATCCTCGACCGCTACGACGAGGCGACCGCCGCCGCCGAGGAGGCGGCCGAGGAGGACGAACCCGAACCCGGCAGCGTGGGCGACCGGACCCAGCGCGCGAGCAGCACGTTCCTCGACGAGTTCGCCGAGGACACCGACGAGGACGACATCGGCGGCTACTACAAGGATATCCAGTTCATCCTCGGCTCGCTCACCTCGGGGCTGTTCTACATCGTCGGCACGTTCATGGTCGTGATGGCGGGGTCGTTCTTCTGGCTGTACACCGGCGGCATCCGCGACGTGTACGCCGACTTCCTCTCCCGCGTGCCGGGCGAGGTGCTCGAACCCGGCCAGACCGCGATGGAGGCGTCGAAGGTGATCGCGCTCCACCCCGTCGAAGCGCTGGTGTTCGAGGTGAAGTTCTCCGCGCTGCTGGGCGTCGCGGCGGCGCTCCCCCTGATCGCCTACTTCGCGTGGCCCGCACTGCGCGACCTCGGGTTCGTCCGCGGACGCCGCGAGCTCATCTTCGGCTGGGCCACCCTCCTGACCGCCGGACTGCTCGGGGGAATGGTGTTCGGCTACCTCGAGGTGGCGCCGCGGGTGATCTCCTACCTCGTCGAGGACGCGCTGGCGGCGAACATGACGATCAGCTACCGGATCACCGACTTCTTCTGGCTGATCTTCTTCACCACCGCCGGGATCGGCATCCTCGCGGACGTGCCCGTCCTGATGGCGCTGCTGAACACCGCGGGGATCTCCTACACCGCGATGCGGAACCGTTGGCGCGAGGTGATGATCGGCATGATGCTCGTGGCCGCGCTGCTGACCCCCGCGGACGCGCTCACCATGATCATGATCACGATCCCGCTGATGGCGGCCTACGGCATTGGTCTCGGGGTGCTGTACGTGCTCACCCTCGGCGGCCGGCGGAACCTCCGGAAACCCACGATCGGCCCCGGGACGTCCAGCGACGACGGGTAG
- a CDS encoding transcriptional regulator, with the protein MSEEPTDTEPTHDEFSSDPDAVEYPSTLRITSIPAEQAQAAAIERAERWEGGETVPHVVNFEDRARLRQLLTDRRMELLEAVMDQPPESIRALADRLDRDVHDVHDDLSLLAEYEIVHFEADGRAKKPYVPYDTVRIEVEFGLRRGDGSESAASV; encoded by the coding sequence ATGAGCGAAGAACCGACTGACACCGAACCCACGCACGACGAATTTTCGTCCGATCCGGATGCGGTCGAGTACCCCTCGACCCTTCGCATCACGTCGATCCCCGCAGAGCAGGCCCAAGCGGCAGCCATCGAGCGCGCCGAACGGTGGGAGGGCGGCGAGACGGTCCCGCACGTCGTCAACTTCGAGGACCGGGCACGGCTCCGCCAACTGCTCACTGACCGGCGGATGGAACTACTCGAAGCGGTGATGGATCAGCCGCCCGAGAGCATCCGCGCGCTGGCCGACCGGCTCGACCGTGACGTCCACGACGTTCACGACGATCTGTCCCTGCTGGCGGAGTACGAGATCGTCCACTTCGAGGCGGACGGCCGCGCGAAGAAGCCGTACGTTCCCTACGACACGGTCCGGATCGAGGTCGAGTTCGGCCTGCGGCGCGGCGACGGATCGGAGTCGGCTGCGTCCGTGTAG
- a CDS encoding ribbon-helix-helix domain-containing protein produces the protein MSKVSVEIPDELLDDLDEHVGEDGKFVNRSDAIRASIRKTLDRLDEIDERQGRLAGEDEE, from the coding sequence ATGAGCAAAGTCTCCGTGGAGATCCCCGACGAACTGCTCGACGATCTGGACGAGCACGTCGGCGAGGACGGGAAGTTCGTCAACCGTAGCGACGCGATCCGGGCGTCGATACGGAAGACGCTCGACCGCCTCGACGAGATCGACGAGCGGCAGGGGCGGCTGGCGGGGGAGGACGAAGAATGA
- a CDS encoding uroporphyrinogen-III synthase translates to MSRPRVAVFRPDDGRIDDAADLLDSLGAEPVPDPMLTIEPTDETPPDADFVVLTSSTGVDVLADAGWAPGDAVLCCIGASTAEAAESAGWTVDRVPEQYDSAGMVASLRDDVDGKTVALARSDRASATMPEGLRDAGADVSETTLYRLERPDDADESAELAARGELDGAAFTSASTVEGFLAAAEGRGIREDAVAGLNEAVVGAIAESPAETAREAGITVDVVPEEADFETLARAVVERAER, encoded by the coding sequence ATGTCCCGCCCGCGCGTCGCCGTCTTCCGCCCGGACGACGGCCGCATCGACGACGCCGCCGACCTCCTCGACTCGCTCGGTGCCGAGCCGGTGCCGGACCCGATGCTGACGATCGAACCGACCGACGAGACGCCACCCGACGCCGACTTCGTCGTGCTCACGTCTTCGACGGGCGTGGACGTGCTCGCCGACGCGGGCTGGGCTCCCGGCGACGCCGTGTTGTGCTGTATCGGCGCCTCGACCGCCGAGGCTGCCGAGTCGGCTGGCTGGACCGTCGACCGCGTGCCCGAGCAGTACGACTCCGCGGGGATGGTCGCGTCACTCCGTGACGACGTCGACGGGAAGACCGTCGCGCTCGCGCGCTCGGACCGGGCGAGCGCGACGATGCCCGAGGGCCTGCGCGACGCGGGCGCCGACGTGAGCGAGACGACGCTCTACCGGCTCGAACGCCCCGACGACGCCGACGAGTCCGCGGAACTGGCTGCTCGCGGGGAGCTGGACGGCGCCGCGTTCACCTCCGCCTCGACCGTCGAGGGGTTTCTCGCCGCGGCCGAGGGGCGTGGGATCCGCGAGGACGCGGTCGCGGGGCTGAACGAGGCCGTCGTCGGCGCGATCGCCGAGAGCCCCGCCGAGACCGCGCGGGAGGCGGGGATCACGGTCGACGTGGTGCCCGAGGAGGCCGACTTCGAGACGCTGGCCCGCGCGGTCGTCGAGCGGGCGGAACGGTAG
- a CDS encoding type IV pilin, which yields MKQKLKAMLGDDRGVSPVIGVILMVAITVILAAVIGTFVLGLGDSLEQAPQASLNAADASDDYSDAGDDDAFTISHDGGDAIAFSDIRVIVEPVDGDGAARFEQGSWSPSLDGANLTLNYDGDNPESGDEFQVGDQVTIADEDDDDTLSSGEDYRIRLIHLPSESILMDQEVTLR from the coding sequence ATGAAACAGAAGCTCAAAGCGATGCTCGGCGACGACCGTGGTGTGAGCCCGGTCATCGGCGTCATCCTGATGGTCGCGATTACGGTGATTCTGGCCGCGGTTATCGGCACGTTCGTCCTCGGACTCGGGGACAGTTTGGAACAGGCGCCGCAGGCGTCGCTGAACGCGGCGGACGCGTCGGACGATTACTCGGATGCTGGTGATGACGATGCGTTCACGATCTCGCACGACGGTGGTGACGCCATCGCCTTCAGCGATATTCGAGTGATCGTCGAGCCAGTCGATGGTGACGGCGCTGCCCGGTTCGAGCAAGGTTCCTGGTCTCCCAGCCTTGACGGTGCTAATCTCACTCTGAACTACGACGGTGATAACCCAGAGTCCGGCGACGAGTTCCAAGTCGGCGACCAAGTGACGATTGCCGATGAGGACGACGACGACACACTCTCCTCCGGCGAGGACTACCGCATCCGCCTGATTCACCTCCCGTCCGAGTCGATCCTGATGGACCAGGAAGTAACGCTGCGGTAA
- a CDS encoding nicotinamide-nucleotide adenylyltransferase encodes MRGFYIGRFQPYHDGHHRMVTEIADEVDELVIGIGSAGDSHTTRNPFTAGERVMMVTKALKELDVTSYVVPIEDLDRNAVWVSHVQSMTPKFDVAYSNNPLVVRLFGEAGVEVRQSPMFQRDVLEGTEIRERLVTGGDWESLVPDAVAATIHEIDGVERIRQISETDTNGN; translated from the coding sequence ATGCGGGGGTTCTACATCGGACGGTTCCAGCCGTACCACGACGGCCACCACCGGATGGTGACGGAGATCGCCGACGAGGTCGACGAGCTCGTGATCGGTATCGGCTCCGCGGGCGACTCCCACACGACGCGGAACCCCTTCACCGCCGGCGAGCGTGTGATGATGGTGACGAAGGCGTTGAAGGAGCTCGACGTCACCAGCTACGTCGTCCCGATCGAGGACCTCGACCGGAACGCGGTCTGGGTCAGCCACGTCCAGTCGATGACCCCGAAGTTCGACGTGGCGTACTCGAACAACCCGCTCGTCGTCCGGCTGTTCGGGGAGGCCGGCGTCGAGGTGCGCCAGTCGCCGATGTTCCAGCGCGACGTACTCGAAGGGACGGAGATCCGCGAACGGCTCGTCACCGGCGGCGACTGGGAGTCGCTCGTCCCCGACGCCGTCGCCGCCACGATCCACGAGATCGACGGCGTCGAGCGCATCCGACAGATATCCGAGACCGACACCAACGGGAACTGA
- a CDS encoding twin-arginine translocase subunit TatC: MAEEPDDEEGREPSDSSASGSDERSDAERELIGPEEPGSHDNDPASDDEAEPDDDEAEPDDDETEPDDDETEPDDDETEPDDDETEPDDDADGSDDAPAFTQVDGLGPDNEPREEVESDDDSSDDESGDDDEFEAEHVFEDYDPNETPTSPEERGATMPPVDSESETEPGGPEDAGFDPDDGLLGEGPDSDEEMPLAAHIEEMMRRLSVVFIVGGAVALTLLGLGQLFEQVPTAVDIIDILWNNAIPGAPEIEGRRPRVYGPLELVLTKLKVTALAGLLIALPVFVYETYMFMRPGLYPKERRYYISAIPTSLILGTIGMAFSHFVIIPAIMSYFTVYTDENVATVAYGLESTFSLIIVLMGYMAVIFQIPLFIMLAIMMGIVTREWLEDKRLLFWGGFLTIAFLVNPDPTGMTPFIIAATMIVLYEGTLALLRWTGN, from the coding sequence ATGGCCGAGGAACCGGACGACGAGGAGGGACGCGAGCCGTCCGACTCGTCAGCGTCCGGTTCCGACGAGAGGTCGGACGCCGAACGCGAACTCATCGGACCGGAGGAGCCCGGCTCGCACGACAACGATCCCGCTTCGGACGACGAGGCGGAACCGGACGACGACGAGGCGGAACCGGACGACGACGAGACGGAACCGGACGACGACGAGACGGAACCGGACGACGACGAGACGGAACCGGACGACGACGAGACGGAACCGGACGACGACGCGGACGGTTCCGACGACGCCCCGGCGTTCACACAGGTCGACGGGCTCGGCCCCGACAACGAACCGCGGGAGGAGGTGGAGTCAGACGACGACTCCTCGGACGACGAGTCGGGCGACGACGACGAGTTCGAAGCCGAGCACGTCTTCGAGGATTACGACCCCAACGAGACGCCGACATCGCCCGAGGAGCGCGGTGCGACGATGCCCCCGGTGGATTCGGAGTCTGAAACCGAGCCGGGGGGCCCGGAGGACGCCGGGTTCGATCCGGACGACGGCCTGCTCGGCGAGGGTCCCGACTCGGACGAGGAGATGCCGCTTGCGGCCCACATCGAGGAGATGATGCGCCGGCTGTCGGTGGTGTTCATCGTCGGCGGCGCGGTCGCGCTGACACTGCTCGGGCTGGGACAGCTGTTCGAGCAGGTGCCCACGGCGGTGGACATCATCGACATCCTCTGGAACAACGCGATCCCCGGCGCGCCGGAGATCGAGGGGCGACGGCCGCGGGTGTACGGCCCGCTGGAGCTGGTGCTGACCAAGCTCAAAGTGACCGCGCTGGCGGGGCTGCTGATCGCGCTCCCCGTGTTCGTCTACGAGACGTACATGTTCATGCGTCCGGGGCTCTACCCCAAGGAGCGGCGGTACTACATCTCCGCGATCCCGACCAGCCTGATCCTCGGCACGATCGGGATGGCGTTCTCCCACTTCGTGATCATCCCGGCGATCATGAGCTACTTCACCGTCTACACCGACGAGAACGTCGCCACCGTCGCGTACGGGCTGGAGAGCACGTTCTCGCTGATCATCGTCCTGATGGGGTACATGGCGGTGATCTTCCAGATCCCGCTGTTCATCATGCTCGCGATCATGATGGGGATCGTCACCCGGGAGTGGCTCGAGGACAAGCGCCTCCTCTTCTGGGGTGGCTTTCTCACTATCGCGTTCCTCGTCAACCCCGACCCGACGGGGATGACGCCGTTCATCATCGCGGCGACGATGATCGTACTGTACGAGGGGACGCTGGCGCTGCTGCGCTGGACGGGGAACTGA